A genomic stretch from Methanobacterium sp. includes:
- a CDS encoding class I SAM-dependent methyltransferase, with the protein MSKFEDSEWKKMESAQEFIENADFYILERKRLFEIMKSLYTHFLKDNTKNKLIKTLDIGCGDGILTQELLKVDKNLEGTLIDGSDEMLKNAKKRLKSYPTLKYIQTTFQELVKNDLTVKFDFIVSSLAIHHLSMDQKESLFKYIYNHLNDKGFFLNIDTIKASSTDLEEWYLTLWKEWITEKEIENEISESFQHIPTQYKNNPDNHPDTLKKQLNSLESIGFKNVDCYYKYGIFSIYGGQK; encoded by the coding sequence ATGAGTAAATTTGAAGATTCAGAATGGAAAAAAATGGAATCTGCACAGGAATTCATTGAAAATGCTGATTTTTATATTTTAGAAAGAAAAAGATTATTTGAAATAATGAAATCTTTATATACTCACTTTTTAAAGGACAATACTAAAAATAAATTAATTAAAACCCTTGATATTGGATGTGGGGATGGAATATTAACCCAAGAACTCTTAAAAGTGGATAAAAACTTAGAAGGGACTTTAATTGACGGATCAGATGAAATGCTTAAAAACGCGAAGAAACGTCTCAAATCATATCCTACACTAAAATATATTCAAACAACATTTCAAGAATTAGTTAAAAATGATTTAACAGTAAAATTTGATTTTATTGTTTCTTCATTAGCTATCCATCATTTATCAATGGACCAAAAAGAATCACTGTTTAAATATATTTACAATCATCTTAATGATAAAGGATTTTTTTTAAATATAGACACTATTAAAGCGTCTTCTACTGATTTAGAGGAATGGTACCTTACTCTTTGGAAAGAGTGGATAACTGAAAAGGAAATTGAAAATGAAATTTCTGAAAGTTTCCAGCATATACCTACCCAATATAAAAATAATCCAGATAATCATCCCGATACTTTAAAAAAACAGCTAAATTCATTGGAATCAATTGGATTTAAAAATGTAGACTGTTATTATAAGTATGGAATTTTCTCCATTTACGGCGGACAGAAATAA
- a CDS encoding GNAT family N-acetyltransferase yields the protein MNIKRAKLSDLDEILTLQKIAYKSEADIYNNYSIPPLTQTLDEIKDEFKTSIFLKVVENGKIIGSVRAVLIKDTTCYIGRLIIDPDFQNQGIGTRLMDKIEKIFHECERYELITGHMSEKNIKLYEKLGYRIFKTEKLTKNLNLVYLEKINR from the coding sequence ATGAATATTAAAAGAGCTAAATTATCTGATTTAGATGAAATACTCACCCTACAAAAAATAGCCTATAAAAGCGAGGCAGATATTTATAACAACTATTCCATACCTCCTCTCACTCAAACTCTGGATGAAATAAAAGATGAATTTAAGACCAGTATATTCCTAAAAGTAGTTGAAAATGGGAAAATAATTGGCTCTGTAAGAGCCGTTTTAATTAAGGATACAACATGTTACATAGGAAGGCTAATTATAGATCCTGATTTTCAAAATCAGGGTATTGGAACAAGATTGATGGATAAAATAGAAAAAATTTTCCATGAATGCGAGAGATATGAACTAATTACAGGCCATATGAGCGAGAAAAACATTAAATTGTACGAAAAACTTGGATACAGAATATTTAAAACTGAAAAATTAACAAAAAATTTAAATTTAGTTTATTTAGAAAAAATAAACAGATAA
- the cofG gene encoding 7,8-didemethyl-8-hydroxy-5-deazariboflavin synthase subunit CofG, protein MEINSKEDIISLLNVKNDDIISLISAAGSKRNTKTITYSKNVFLPLTNICRNECGYCTFKKTPGDETARILMNYNEIFDILNKADEYKCKEALFTFGERPEETEDVKIALGKLGYNSMVEYLYFICDETLKNTGLLPHSNPGIIKKKELKLLKEVNASMGLMLETTSKRLMETIVHEKSPGKDPDLRIKTIEDAGKLKIPFTTGLLIGIGETIEERAESLLEIKRLNDKYGHIQEIIIQNFKPKHGIPMETWPEPSIIEMMKMVAVTKLLFPDIGVQIPPNLNKETAQVFLLAGADDWGGVSPLTQDYVNPEAPWPELDDLKNKTEEMGLYLDERLPVYPNFINSEFLSDKLMDKIKSF, encoded by the coding sequence ATGGAAATAAATTCAAAAGAAGATATAATATCTCTTTTAAACGTTAAAAATGACGATATAATATCTTTAATCTCTGCTGCAGGATCAAAAAGGAATACTAAAACTATTACATATTCCAAAAATGTTTTTTTACCCCTCACCAATATTTGCAGGAACGAATGTGGATATTGCACTTTCAAAAAGACACCTGGCGATGAAACAGCAAGAATTTTAATGAATTACAATGAAATATTCGATATTTTAAATAAAGCAGATGAATATAAATGTAAGGAAGCTCTTTTTACCTTTGGAGAACGTCCTGAAGAAACTGAAGATGTAAAAATAGCCCTTGGAAAGTTAGGTTACAATAGCATGGTAGAATACCTTTATTTTATCTGTGATGAAACCCTTAAAAATACAGGCCTTTTACCCCACAGCAACCCTGGAATAATTAAAAAGAAAGAATTGAAATTACTAAAAGAAGTAAACGCTTCTATGGGGTTAATGCTTGAAACTACAAGTAAACGACTTATGGAAACAATTGTTCATGAGAAAAGCCCAGGTAAAGATCCTGATTTAAGGATAAAAACCATTGAAGATGCTGGAAAACTAAAAATTCCATTTACAACAGGATTACTTATAGGGATAGGTGAAACTATTGAAGAACGTGCTGAATCTCTTCTTGAAATTAAACGGTTGAATGATAAATATGGCCATATTCAAGAGATTATAATCCAAAATTTCAAGCCAAAACATGGAATTCCAATGGAAACCTGGCCTGAACCATCTATAATTGAAATGATGAAGATGGTTGCAGTAACTAAGCTTTTATTCCCCGATATAGGCGTTCAAATCCCTCCAAATTTGAATAAAGAAACAGCACAGGTGTTTTTACTTGCAGGGGCTGATGATTGGGGTGGAGTTTCACCACTTACCCAAGATTATGTTAATCCTGAAGCACCATGGCCAGAATTAGATGATTTAAAAAATAAAACTGAAGAAATGGGATTATACTTAGATGAAAGACTTCCTGTGTACCCTAATTTCATAAATTCAGAATTTTTAAGTGATAAACTCATGGATAAAATCAAATCCTTTTAA
- a CDS encoding DUF2120 family protein: MQTHKIAGQIMGDLESFHGSKPAIDADNILIVRGMSRKQFDKSMDEVLLDVLNSLKAQKIDTFSKEGGDIIGIIDERIRANITIQSETDVSGIHRMKDSLEAMNCDVEYILGLLDNIGIFIVTWVEKGGIGPRFVEVVVSNLE; the protein is encoded by the coding sequence ATGCAGACACATAAAATTGCAGGTCAGATAATGGGTGATTTAGAATCATTTCATGGTTCAAAACCTGCAATAGATGCAGATAACATTCTTATTGTAAGAGGAATGTCCAGAAAACAGTTTGATAAATCAATGGACGAAGTTCTTCTTGATGTTTTAAACAGCCTAAAAGCTCAAAAAATAGATACTTTCTCCAAAGAAGGTGGAGATATTATAGGGATCATAGATGAAAGGATAAGAGCAAATATCACCATCCAAAGTGAAACTGATGTTTCCGGCATTCATCGTATGAAAGACTCCCTAGAAGCCATGAATTGTGACGTGGAATATATCCTGGGGCTTTTAGATAATATAGGAATTTTTATTGTTACATGGGTTGAAAAAGGCGGAATTGGACCTCGATTTGTTGAAGTTGTTGTTTCAAACCTCGAATGA
- a CDS encoding GTP cyclohydrolase I FolE2: MSIKCFPDTQDKIPTIPVHLTRVGVSGVKKLLKIEREEKRPIVLLPTFDAFVDLPSKQRGIHMSRNPEAISDVLEEVVGGSAVEIESLCAEIVNRLLKKHKYARRAEVSMKSDLMVVKRSPVTDLKTQEMTNIMADATGFRDGDEIIIRKMIGAEVIGMTACPCAQESVRETSRENLLEFLDEETTEKVLDSVSLASHNQRGRGMIMIEVPHQELIRVEQLIKIIEESMSSSVCELLKRPDENAIVVQAHKNPMFVEDCVRNMVQKIVNEFKHFPDDTLVTVRQVNEESIHRHNAFAEKVATLGELKYEIEGIEEMNNEQ, encoded by the coding sequence TTGTCTATCAAATGTTTTCCAGATACACAAGATAAAATACCAACAATTCCAGTGCATCTTACAAGAGTAGGTGTTAGCGGGGTTAAAAAGCTTCTAAAAATTGAACGAGAAGAAAAAAGACCCATAGTTCTCTTGCCAACCTTTGATGCCTTTGTGGATCTTCCAAGTAAACAGCGCGGAATCCACATGTCAAGAAATCCAGAAGCAATAAGCGACGTACTTGAAGAAGTAGTAGGAGGTTCAGCTGTTGAAATAGAATCACTTTGCGCTGAAATAGTAAACCGTTTGCTTAAAAAGCATAAATATGCTAGAAGGGCCGAAGTAAGTATGAAAAGCGATCTTATGGTTGTTAAAAGATCACCTGTTACTGATTTAAAGACCCAGGAAATGACTAACATCATGGCAGACGCTACAGGCTTTAGAGACGGTGACGAAATAATTATAAGGAAAATGATTGGTGCAGAAGTCATAGGGATGACTGCCTGTCCTTGTGCACAGGAATCTGTGCGTGAAACATCCAGAGAAAATCTTCTTGAATTTTTAGATGAAGAAACTACAGAAAAAGTGCTGGATTCTGTTTCACTTGCCTCCCATAATCAGCGAGGACGTGGAATGATTATGATAGAAGTCCCACATCAAGAATTGATACGTGTAGAGCAATTAATAAAGATTATAGAAGAATCAATGAGCTCTTCTGTCTGTGAATTATTAAAAAGACCTGATGAAAACGCTATTGTTGTTCAAGCCCATAAAAATCCTATGTTTGTTGAAGATTGTGTTAGAAATATGGTACAGAAGATTGTAAATGAATTTAAACACTTCCCTGATGATACGCTTGTAACTGTAAGACAGGTGAATGAAGAGAGCATACATCGACATAATGCCTTTGCAGAGAAAGTAGCCACCTTAGGTGAACTTAAATATGAAATAGAAGGCATAGAAGAGATGAATAACGAGCAATAA
- a CDS encoding DUF2100 domain-containing protein, which yields MEKLRLHQAQKLIEEAGKSRIAAEKFKTPKKGKINTEIFGEIMNELIEAEEFIYSSRPSHTLNDADAKLFCDKILSLRAKLDLILADFGVIEKESIEEEIKKLSEGLLILTSKNSFKKVFSKFGVDTQRIVVAGVPLEIEDMKILNPKIPEAALGGISKKIEHVKNDINRKIDGFNLNKILVIVEADKAGEVLGNRAKELYNAEIIFLENLKDLTADEFKDIINKP from the coding sequence ATGGAAAAATTAAGACTTCATCAAGCTCAAAAACTAATAGAAGAAGCAGGTAAATCAAGAATAGCTGCAGAAAAGTTTAAAACTCCAAAAAAAGGAAAAATCAACACAGAAATTTTTGGAGAAATAATGAATGAACTTATTGAAGCTGAAGAATTCATTTACTCCAGCAGACCATCCCATACACTCAACGATGCTGATGCAAAACTGTTTTGTGATAAAATTTTAAGTTTAAGAGCTAAATTAGACCTTATTTTAGCGGATTTTGGAGTTATTGAAAAAGAAAGCATAGAAGAAGAAATTAAAAAGTTATCTGAAGGTCTTTTAATTTTAACAAGTAAAAACAGCTTTAAAAAAGTATTTTCAAAATTTGGTGTTGACACCCAAAGGATAGTGGTGGCAGGAGTGCCACTTGAAATTGAAGATATGAAGATTTTAAATCCTAAAATTCCAGAGGCCGCACTTGGAGGAATTTCTAAGAAAATAGAGCATGTTAAAAATGATATAAATCGGAAAATAGATGGATTTAATTTAAATAAGATTTTAGTGATTGTTGAAGCCGATAAAGCAGGTGAAGTTCTAGGGAATCGAGCCAAAGAACTTTATAATGCTGAAATTATTTTTCTGGAAAATTTAAAGGATTTAACAGCTGATGAGTTTAAAGATATAATAAACAAACCCTAA
- a CDS encoding histone deacetylase gives MTALIYSDEYKKHDTGNHPENQGRLNAIMSSLKNEGILDKIDIISPKPATTADLLRVHSKSHVEEVKSLCESGGGYIDYDTFAAPESYEIAKLAAGGAIQTADFALKNNEIAYSVARPPGHHATSDKSMGFCIFNNLAIALEYLKAVHKIKKFLIFDFDVHYGNGTAEIFYNDPDVLYISIHQDPRTIFPGSGFIEETGSGKGEGYNLNIPMAPSSTTDDYIYILDQILEPVASKFNADFYFVDVGFDGHVDDPLSSMALTDDFYGYIANKMKNIAGNMALILEGGYDLNALSRCNVKMINTLNNIMTEDYYKQELNVSENTQNTFNKITDVFSPFFEF, from the coding sequence ATGACTGCACTGATTTATTCAGACGAATATAAAAAGCACGATACTGGAAATCATCCTGAAAATCAGGGAAGGCTTAATGCAATAATGAGTTCTCTGAAAAATGAGGGAATTTTAGATAAAATTGATATAATCTCTCCAAAACCGGCTACAACTGCTGATCTTTTAAGGGTTCATTCTAAAAGCCATGTTGAAGAGGTTAAAAGTTTATGCGAGAGTGGGGGAGGATATATAGATTATGATACTTTTGCAGCGCCTGAAAGTTACGAAATAGCAAAGCTTGCAGCTGGAGGTGCTATTCAAACTGCTGATTTTGCCCTAAAAAATAATGAAATTGCTTATTCTGTTGCACGTCCTCCTGGACATCATGCAACATCTGATAAATCCATGGGATTTTGCATCTTTAATAATCTTGCAATAGCCCTGGAATACTTGAAAGCTGTGCACAAGATTAAAAAGTTCTTGATTTTTGATTTTGATGTCCATTATGGTAATGGAACTGCAGAAATATTTTACAACGACCCTGATGTTCTTTATATATCCATTCATCAAGATCCAAGAACTATTTTCCCTGGATCTGGATTTATAGAAGAAACTGGTAGTGGAAAAGGAGAGGGTTATAATTTAAATATTCCTATGGCTCCAAGCTCAACTACTGATGATTATATTTATATTTTAGACCAGATTCTTGAGCCTGTTGCCTCTAAATTTAATGCTGATTTCTATTTTGTTGATGTAGGCTTTGATGGGCATGTAGATGACCCTCTTTCAAGCATGGCCCTCACTGATGACTTTTATGGATATATTGCAAATAAAATGAAAAACATTGCTGGAAATATGGCTTTAATATTAGAAGGAGGCTATGATCTAAATGCACTTTCAAGGTGCAACGTTAAAATGATAAACACATTAAATAATATAATGACTGAAGATTATTATAAACAAGAATTAAATGTTTCAGAGAATACCCAAAATACATTCAATAAAATAACTGATGTATTTTCCCCATTTTTTGAATTCTAA
- a CDS encoding HIT family protein, with protein MECKYFEKLKENNYGDLIFESKYWLILLAPDQNNLGTCVVALKRDEGDLSGLNNGEWEELSKIVKNLQLALKKSFDSTMFNWGCLMNSSYLKDPPNPHVHWHFIPRYRNKTFFEGIIFEDPCFGFSTMKSRKKSRKIPEYVRRKIIEKIRGNFEFNEIN; from the coding sequence ATGGAATGTAAATATTTTGAAAAGTTAAAGGAAAATAATTATGGAGACTTAATATTTGAGTCAAAATACTGGTTAATTTTACTTGCACCTGACCAAAATAATCTGGGTACATGTGTTGTGGCTTTAAAACGGGATGAAGGGGATTTATCAGGGCTTAATAATGGAGAATGGGAAGAATTAAGTAAAATTGTTAAGAATTTGCAGTTAGCACTTAAAAAGTCATTTGATTCAACCATGTTTAACTGGGGATGCCTAATGAATTCATCATACCTTAAAGACCCTCCAAATCCTCATGTTCACTGGCATTTCATACCACGATATCGAAATAAAACCTTTTTTGAAGGTATTATATTTGAGGACCCTTGTTTTGGCTTTAGCACAATGAAATCACGGAAAAAAAGCCGTAAAATCCCTGAATATGTAAGAAGAAAAATCATTGAGAAGATAAGGGGAAATTTTGAATTCAATGAGATTAATTGA
- a CDS encoding MFS transporter encodes MFGTNKMKNIELKNTVLITVMLGSFLIPFMGTSLNIALPSIGIEFALNAILLSWIPTAFILANAALILPFGRLADIYGRKKIFLYGVITYTFASFLASISPSGILLLIFSFLQGIGCSMIFGTGVALISSVFDPQERGKAYGIYVASVYTGIFSGLILGGFLVQQFGWRSIFIFNIPFGILLISIILLQLKSEWAGSKGEKFDIIGSVLFFFIIISLMQGFSAFADGNFGKYLMLAGILGTIVFLIYENRLEYPLLKLSVFKNKIFTISVTSILIINLGTTAMTFLLSLYLQYLKLLSPNAAGIILVLQPLAVAILSPFAGRISDKVDTRIIASIGMAITTIGLFSFIFLNENTPLYFIILGLILVGTGLALFSSPVTNTAMNVVNKNIYGTASATASTMVFIGQTLSMGFAIIIFSLYIGNVQITPQYYPLFLKSLNIAFIAYTLVCFVGLIILSFMGKNSEKQVN; translated from the coding sequence ATGTTTGGAACTAATAAAATGAAAAATATTGAGCTTAAAAACACAGTTCTAATCACGGTGATGCTTGGATCTTTTCTTATACCATTTATGGGAACATCACTCAATATTGCACTTCCTTCAATTGGTATTGAATTTGCATTGAATGCTATTTTATTAAGCTGGATTCCAACTGCTTTTATTTTAGCCAATGCTGCATTAATACTTCCTTTTGGAAGATTAGCAGATATATACGGTCGAAAAAAGATTTTTTTATATGGAGTTATAACCTATACATTTGCCTCATTTCTTGCTTCAATTTCCCCTTCAGGCATTTTACTCCTTATATTTAGTTTTTTACAGGGAATTGGTTGCTCAATGATTTTTGGAACAGGGGTAGCCCTTATTTCTTCTGTTTTTGATCCACAAGAAAGAGGAAAGGCTTATGGAATTTATGTGGCTTCAGTTTATACTGGAATTTTCAGTGGATTAATATTGGGCGGTTTTTTAGTTCAACAGTTCGGATGGAGAAGTATTTTTATTTTTAACATTCCTTTTGGTATTTTATTAATATCAATTATTTTATTGCAACTTAAATCAGAGTGGGCAGGATCTAAAGGTGAAAAATTTGACATTATAGGTTCTGTACTCTTCTTTTTTATAATAATCTCCTTGATGCAGGGATTTTCAGCATTTGCAGATGGAAATTTTGGTAAATATTTAATGTTAGCTGGAATTTTAGGGACTATTGTTTTTTTAATATATGAAAATAGGTTAGAATACCCTCTTTTAAAATTATCTGTCTTTAAAAACAAGATATTTACAATTTCAGTAACATCTATTTTAATAATTAATCTTGGAACCACTGCAATGACTTTCTTATTGAGCCTTTACCTTCAATATCTCAAACTGCTAAGTCCAAATGCTGCAGGAATCATATTAGTTTTGCAACCACTTGCTGTAGCTATTCTATCCCCTTTTGCAGGTAGAATATCAGATAAAGTTGATACTCGCATAATTGCCTCAATTGGAATGGCAATTACAACAATTGGATTATTTTCATTTATTTTTTTAAATGAAAACACTCCATTATATTTTATTATTTTAGGCTTGATTCTTGTTGGAACAGGATTAGCTCTTTTCTCATCTCCTGTAACGAATACTGCCATGAATGTTGTTAATAAAAATATTTACGGAACTGCATCTGCAACAGCTTCAACAATGGTATTTATAGGACAAACACTAAGTATGGGTTTTGCAATCATTATATTTTCTTTATACATCGGAAACGTCCAGATAACGCCACAATATTACCCTTTATTTTTAAAAAGTCTGAATATTGCTTTTATTGCCTATACCCTGGTTTGTTTTGTGGGACTAATTATATTAAGTTTTATGGGTAAAAACAGCGAAAAACAGGTTAATTGA
- a CDS encoding prenyltransferase → MKTDKLIKIIKLGRFQFIFGGFLYFCLGAFFAVLLNAEFALNKFLLGYAIFFTAHLSMHYSNDYFDMEADKHGKTSQFAGGSGILIENPELKNFSKWFSITLLSLSLIFAAVFVAIFSYSIWFFLFVVFGNLLAWFYAAPPIKLSYNGLGELATIFIGFMMPGMGYLTLMGTINMSFVIFSIPLLLYQLLFITAVQIPDMEGDKLGGKITWIVKKGRIFGFKTIAVAGSLATFSFIILSITNLYPIIINFKVIAFLSIIPLAFAILSYLKKSEDRITATKLVNQNLSSLILFLAITNCYFVYLIV, encoded by the coding sequence ATGAAAACTGATAAATTAATTAAAATCATAAAACTCGGGCGTTTTCAGTTTATTTTTGGCGGTTTTTTATATTTTTGCCTTGGAGCATTCTTCGCAGTTTTATTGAATGCAGAATTTGCTTTAAATAAATTTTTACTCGGTTATGCTATTTTCTTTACGGCACATCTCTCCATGCACTACAGCAACGATTATTTTGATATGGAGGCAGATAAACATGGCAAAACAAGTCAATTTGCTGGTGGCAGCGGAATTCTTATAGAAAATCCTGAACTTAAAAACTTTTCAAAATGGTTTTCTATTACACTATTAAGTCTATCATTAATTTTCGCTGCAGTATTTGTTGCCATATTTTCATATTCCATTTGGTTCTTCTTATTTGTAGTGTTTGGTAACCTTTTAGCATGGTTTTATGCTGCTCCTCCAATAAAGTTATCTTATAATGGTCTTGGAGAACTTGCAACAATTTTTATAGGCTTCATGATGCCTGGTATGGGCTATTTAACATTAATGGGAACAATAAACATGTCTTTCGTTATTTTCTCAATACCCTTACTGCTTTATCAATTATTATTCATTACTGCTGTCCAAATTCCAGATATGGAAGGAGACAAATTAGGAGGTAAAATCACCTGGATCGTCAAAAAAGGACGTATATTCGGATTTAAAACAATAGCAGTTGCCGGATCATTAGCCACTTTTTCTTTCATTATTCTTTCCATTACCAATTTGTATCCAATTATCATAAATTTCAAAGTTATTGCATTTCTTTCGATAATCCCTCTTGCTTTTGCAATATTGAGTTATTTAAAGAAATCTGAGGATAGAATTACTGCTACTAAACTTGTAAACCAGAATCTTTCATCATTAATCCTATTTCTAGCTATAACCAACTGCTACTTTGTTTATCTCATTGTATAA
- a CDS encoding Lrp/AsnC family transcriptional regulator, with protein MIKMDEKSIKIDEIDKKILNLLNKDGRMSYRKISRELSISVGTVHNRVDKFIKTGIIKKFVPAIDHSKLGYKLTTVIGVRVKGGVLRNWENKTAYHKNVVGIYDVTGEFDAILLAKFKDTSELDAFVKELLKEPDVQRTYTQTVLNIVKEDMGSTELLNEDKNIF; from the coding sequence GTGATAAAAATGGATGAGAAATCAATTAAGATCGACGAAATTGACAAAAAAATCCTTAATTTACTGAATAAAGACGGAAGAATGTCTTATAGGAAAATATCGCGTGAACTTAGCATATCAGTAGGTACAGTTCACAATAGAGTAGATAAATTCATTAAAACAGGGATTATCAAAAAATTTGTTCCGGCTATAGATCATTCCAAGCTCGGTTATAAATTAACCACCGTGATTGGAGTTAGGGTTAAAGGAGGAGTTTTAAGGAACTGGGAGAATAAAACAGCCTATCATAAAAACGTTGTTGGAATTTATGATGTTACAGGCGAATTTGATGCCATATTACTGGCAAAATTCAAAGATACAAGTGAACTTGATGCATTTGTTAAAGAACTCTTAAAAGAACCAGATGTTCAAAGAACTTACACTCAAACTGTTTTAAATATTGTAAAAGAAGATATGGGTTCTACAGAACTTCTAAATGAAGATAAAAACATATTTTAG
- a CDS encoding DUF4013 domain-containing protein: protein MDGIKVAVVEFVYLLIPIIVFIIGAGASILAGGASESIFAFAGGLGLTVLIAGLLAIIFELIAAIAIANMALNDGKIGAAFQFSEVMEKISTIGWGNYIVWYILMIIVGAVVNFIGGIIGWIPYIGGIIVALVVYPYMSLIYARALALLFGTTTE, encoded by the coding sequence ATAGATGGTATTAAAGTTGCAGTCGTAGAATTTGTATACTTATTAATCCCTATTATAGTGTTTATTATTGGCGCAGGAGCTTCTATTTTAGCTGGAGGAGCATCTGAAAGTATATTTGCTTTTGCTGGAGGACTTGGTTTAACAGTCCTTATCGCCGGATTACTTGCAATAATTTTCGAACTAATAGCAGCGATTGCAATAGCAAACATGGCCTTAAATGATGGTAAAATAGGTGCAGCATTCCAATTCAGCGAAGTAATGGAAAAAATATCCACCATAGGATGGGGCAACTATATAGTCTGGTACATATTGATGATCATTGTAGGAGCTGTGGTTAACTTTATAGGCGGCATTATTGGTTGGATACCTTACATCGGAGGAATTATTGTTGCTTTAGTAGTTTATCCCTACATGTCTCTAATATATGCGAGAGCACTGGCCCTTTTATTCGGAACTACTACAGAATAA
- a CDS encoding DUF4013 domain-containing protein: MDIVENITESIKYPLADWVKIVILTVISIVPIVNFMSTGYYLRIIKSTLAGVDEVPEFDNLGELFIDGIKVLIVGIVYMIIPMIIWLVALLPVFLALLSGSQSSAIAGLSSILTIVLMLIAFIVTIIMSLLVLPAIVNMGLYDGSIGAAFRFSEVMEKISTIGWGSYILWIIAIWITMMILGLIIGIIGFILLIIIIGPLLWILGGAYLTMFQARSVGLLFASSIE, translated from the coding sequence ATGGATATCGTAGAAAATATAACAGAGTCTATTAAATATCCCTTGGCTGATTGGGTAAAAATAGTTATTTTAACAGTTATCTCTATAGTCCCTATAGTAAACTTCATGAGTACAGGATATTATTTAAGGATTATAAAATCAACCCTTGCCGGTGTAGACGAAGTTCCTGAGTTCGATAACCTCGGAGAACTATTTATTGATGGTATAAAGGTACTCATTGTGGGCATTGTTTACATGATTATACCAATGATTATATGGCTTGTGGCATTACTACCTGTATTCTTAGCACTATTATCAGGCAGTCAATCCAGTGCAATTGCCGGTTTATCGTCTATTCTTACAATAGTCCTTATGCTAATAGCTTTCATTGTAACCATTATAATGAGCCTATTAGTCCTTCCAGCTATTGTTAACATGGGCTTATACGACGGTTCAATTGGAGCAGCATTCAGATTCAGCGAAGTAATGGAAAAAATATCCACCATCGGATGGGGAAGCTATATACTCTGGATAATAGCAATATGGATAACTATGATGATATTAGGTTTAATCATAGGCATAATTGGATTTATCCTGCTTATTATCATAATAGGCCCTCTACTGTGGATTTTAGGTGGAGCTTATTTAACAATGTTCCAGGCTAGATCTGTTGGTTTATTATTTGCTTCAAGCATTGAATAA